One Fundulus heteroclitus isolate FHET01 chromosome 11, MU-UCD_Fhet_4.1, whole genome shotgun sequence DNA segment encodes these proteins:
- the LOC110367130 gene encoding adhesion G-protein coupled receptor G2, with the protein MGLEAVNMYFALVKVFNVYVPSYILKFCALGWGIPLVICILVLIVNRDAYGPDLYTDAGSAFESLDTSGTFCWLQDDVVYFVSVVAYAGLIFLFNIGVFVVVLIQIRRMRFNSPAGTRRGLLQDLKGVASLTFLLGLTWTVGFFNWDSKARIFLLYLFAILNTLQGSFVFLFHCLMKENVRKQWRIYLCFGRFRLEEHSEWSNSASVGGLAKPREKFLRAAIPSVRSVKSNSTDSTSASSDSSQRDSSCRRPNLDLFVTSLVLPRAQTGAPDKEDLSSYRG; encoded by the exons ATGGGCTTGGAGGCCGTCAACATGTATTTTGCTCTTGTTAAAGTCTTCAACGTCTACGTCCCCTCATACATCCTCAAGTTCTGTGCTCTGGGCTGGG GGATTCCTCTGGTAATCTGCATCCTGGTTCTCATTGTGAATCGAGATGCATACGGCCCTGACCTCTACACAGACGCCGGGTCCGCTTTCGAGTCTTTGGACACCTCTGGCACCTT CTGCTGGCTTCAGGATGATGTGGTGTATTTTGTGTCCGTGGTCGCCTACGCTGGGTTGATATTTCTCTTCAACATCGGG GTCTTTGTGGTGGTTCTGATTCAGATCCGCCGCATGCGCTTCAACAGCCCGGCGGGGACCCGGCGAGGGCTCCTGCAGGACCTGAAGGGGGTTGCCAGTCTCACCTTTTTACTTGGACTGACATGGACTGTAGGCTTTTTTAACTGGGACAGTAAAGCGAGGATTTTCCTGCTGTACCTGTTCGCCATACTGAACACCCTGCAAG gatcttttgtcttcctgttccactgtctgatgaAGGAGAACGTGAGAAAACAGTGGAGGATTTATCTTTGCTTTGGACGATTCCGACTTGAGGAGCACTCTG AGTGGAGCAATTCAGCATCAGTCGGAGGTCTCGCAAAGCCCAGAGAAAAGTTTCTAAGAGCAGCGATCCCATCGGTCCGTTCCGTCAAGTCCAACTCCACGGACAGCACTTCGGcttcttctgactccagccagAGAGACTCGTCCTGCAGGAGGCCAAACCTCG ATCTTTTTGTGACCAGCCTGGTTCTTCCTCGAGCGCAGACCGGAGCCCCGGATAAAGAAGATCTGTCTTCCTACAGGGGATGA